One part of the Marinobacter sp. M3C genome encodes these proteins:
- a CDS encoding CBS domain-containing protein has translation MSIHVSEPGRPIGTRLPEIFRNRRVGDVSEVAESAKINPEYSETTDAEFQAGVQAGKRKAQQYGRSTAGEPIEQRAYLPVSVMCVSGVPSVPATATLAEALVAMGENQTRHLAVTVGNIIAGMVDELWLLTWANEFPGKAADQSLATIELPAFLTAFPETDAHQLARLMLAHQLDAALIIDTSGEPVGIVTSIDYLRLYADSGSYQADV, from the coding sequence ATGTCTATCCACGTTAGTGAACCAGGCCGGCCAATAGGAACGCGCCTGCCAGAAATATTTCGCAACCGCCGGGTGGGAGACGTGAGCGAGGTGGCCGAAAGCGCAAAAATAAACCCGGAGTACAGCGAAACAACAGACGCGGAATTCCAGGCTGGAGTGCAGGCTGGCAAACGTAAAGCCCAACAGTATGGCCGCAGTACCGCCGGCGAACCTATAGAGCAGCGCGCCTACTTGCCAGTGTCTGTCATGTGTGTGTCGGGCGTACCATCGGTACCGGCAACAGCCACTCTGGCGGAGGCACTGGTCGCCATGGGGGAGAACCAGACTCGCCACTTAGCGGTTACGGTGGGTAACATCATTGCAGGAATGGTAGACGAACTCTGGCTGTTGACTTGGGCCAACGAGTTCCCGGGCAAGGCTGCGGATCAAAGCCTGGCAACTATCGAGCTGCCGGCATTTTTAACCGCTTTTCCGGAAACCGATGCGCATCAGTTAGCGCGACTGATGCTGGCACACCAGCTGGATGCAGCCTTGATTATTGATACATCTGGCGAGCCAGTGGGTATCGTTACCAGCATCGACTATCTGCGCCTTTATGCCGATTCAGGCAGTTATCAAGCTGACGTCTGA
- the ligA gene encoding NAD-dependent DNA ligase LigA, translating to MSSVSTSVRDRVDQLRTTITDHNHHYYVLDDPQVPDAEYDRLFRELQALEAEYPEWAMATSPTQRVGSAVETSFAEVTHRIPMLSLDNAFSADELRDFDRRVRERLNRGNTAGEDSTKEEGSKEERTIEYVCEPKLDGLAVSLHYQNGELVRAATRGDGYTGEDITANIRTIASVPLTLRGESFPQIVEVRGEVYMPRAGFDRLNQRLAGRGEKTFVNPRNAAAGSLRQKKSSVTARRPLEMCAYSVAVTDESSLPPTHWEGLQQVSEWGFRINPEMSLAIGADQCLEAYEVLMAKRDSLPYEIDGIVFKVNRLDLQQQLGFVSRAPRWAIAQKFPAHEELTMVESVEFQVGRTGAITPVARLKPVFVGGVTVSNATLHNMDEVRRLDLHIGDTVFIRRAGDVIPKVVKVVQDKRPANAGVIELPAQCPACGSDIVQIEGEVIARCSGGLFCPAQRKEAIRHYASRKALDIEGLGDKWVDILVDSEKVETIADLYRLRKADLTGLERMGDKSASNLIAAIDASRQPLLWRFLYALGIREVGEATAKSLAGYFGSLEAIAEADENALQAVSDVGPIVAGHLHVFFEQPHNQEILQNLKQAGVIWQTQEITAASMPLHGQTWVLTGAMEQMTRDQAKQMLEGLGAKVAGSVSKKTACVVAGEAAGSKLTKAQQLGVEVLSEQGLLDLLRGHGLEV from the coding sequence AAGCCGAGTATCCGGAATGGGCGATGGCAACGTCGCCGACCCAGCGTGTAGGCTCTGCGGTCGAAACCAGCTTTGCGGAAGTGACCCACCGTATCCCCATGTTGTCTTTGGATAATGCCTTCAGTGCCGACGAGTTACGGGATTTCGATCGCCGCGTGCGCGAGCGCCTGAACCGGGGCAATACCGCGGGTGAAGACAGCACTAAGGAAGAGGGCTCAAAGGAAGAGAGAACCATAGAGTACGTGTGCGAACCCAAGCTCGACGGCCTGGCGGTCAGTCTGCATTATCAGAACGGAGAGCTGGTTCGGGCTGCCACCCGCGGCGATGGTTACACCGGTGAAGATATTACCGCCAATATACGGACCATTGCGTCTGTGCCTCTTACCCTGCGAGGTGAATCTTTTCCACAAATCGTAGAGGTGCGAGGTGAGGTGTATATGCCCCGCGCCGGTTTCGACCGGCTGAACCAGCGATTGGCTGGGCGCGGTGAGAAAACCTTTGTAAATCCCCGTAACGCCGCTGCCGGCAGTCTGCGCCAGAAAAAATCCAGCGTGACCGCCAGGCGCCCATTGGAAATGTGCGCTTACAGCGTAGCGGTCACCGACGAGTCATCGCTGCCGCCCACACATTGGGAAGGTTTGCAGCAAGTCAGTGAGTGGGGCTTTCGCATCAACCCTGAAATGTCTCTCGCCATCGGGGCTGATCAGTGCCTTGAGGCTTACGAGGTATTGATGGCCAAACGCGACAGTCTGCCTTATGAAATCGACGGTATTGTGTTCAAGGTAAACCGTCTGGATCTTCAGCAGCAGTTAGGCTTTGTCAGCCGCGCGCCGCGCTGGGCCATCGCACAAAAATTCCCGGCTCATGAAGAGCTGACGATGGTTGAAAGCGTGGAGTTTCAGGTCGGCCGTACCGGCGCTATTACGCCCGTGGCCCGCTTGAAGCCGGTGTTTGTCGGTGGTGTTACGGTATCCAACGCAACCTTGCACAATATGGACGAAGTACGACGACTGGATTTGCACATCGGCGATACGGTATTTATTCGCCGCGCTGGCGATGTTATCCCGAAAGTGGTCAAAGTGGTGCAAGACAAACGGCCCGCCAATGCCGGCGTAATAGAGCTTCCGGCGCAGTGTCCGGCGTGTGGCTCTGACATTGTGCAGATTGAAGGCGAAGTGATCGCCCGCTGCTCTGGTGGTCTGTTTTGCCCGGCTCAGCGCAAAGAAGCCATTCGCCATTACGCCTCACGTAAAGCACTCGACATAGAAGGCTTGGGTGACAAGTGGGTGGATATTCTGGTGGACAGCGAAAAGGTGGAAACCATTGCCGATCTGTATCGGCTGCGTAAAGCAGATTTGACCGGGCTAGAACGCATGGGCGACAAGTCTGCCAGTAATTTGATTGCTGCTATTGACGCTTCCCGCCAGCCGTTATTGTGGCGGTTTCTTTATGCGTTGGGTATTCGCGAAGTGGGCGAGGCAACCGCCAAAAGCCTTGCTGGCTATTTTGGCAGTTTGGAGGCTATTGCCGAAGCCGATGAAAACGCCCTGCAAGCAGTGTCTGATGTTGGGCCCATTGTGGCCGGGCACCTGCATGTGTTTTTTGAGCAGCCCCATAACCAGGAAATTCTGCAGAATTTGAAGCAGGCCGGCGTCATCTGGCAAACCCAGGAAATTACCGCGGCTAGTATGCCTCTGCATGGGCAAACCTGGGTGCTGACCGGCGCTATGGAGCAGATGACCCGCGACCAGGCAAAACAAATGCTGGAAGGTTTGGGCGCAAAAGTGGCCGGCAGCGTGTCGAAAAAGACGGCGTGCGTGGTGGCCGGTGAAGCGGCGGGTTCCAAACTGACCAAAGCGCAGCAGTTAGGCGTTGAGGTTCTGAGTGAGCAGGGTCTATTAGACCTGCTGCGTGGGCATGGCTTAGAGGTCTGA